One genomic window of Bradyrhizobium sp. B124 includes the following:
- a CDS encoding efflux RND transporter permease subunit, with the protein MKLSHFFIEHPRFAAVISIFLTIFGAAAAFLLPVAQYPDIVPPTIQITTVYPGASADVVARTVATPLEQAINGVENMDYITSQSTGNGALAISVVFKIGSDPNTDLVLTQNRVQDTLSRLPQEVQAQGVQVKKTIDALLLGVHVYSPDGSRSPEYMSNYMLKIRDEIARLPGVSDFQIFGQRDYAMRIWIDPDKAAADNISANEILAALRAQNAQVSAGVLNAPPITTTDAAYQINVQALGRLTTPEQFGNIIVKSDSRGRVTRIHDIGRVELGSADYGSIAYADKYPSTPWFPKATPGANVVQVENAIWSKMAELKKSFPPGLDYIRIYDPTTFVSQSIAEVVKTIFIAIALVVGVVFLFLQTWRATIIPVIAIPVSLVGCFTVLAIFGISINNLSMFGLILAVGIVVDDAIVVVENVERNIAAGMSPREAAHKTMDEVSTALIAIALTLCAVFIPSAFISGISGLFFTQFAATIAASTIISVIVSLTLSPALCAVLLKPHAAHAKPRGISRIVQAAFGRFNAGFEWASSSYGRVTGRIIRASAVVGVVYLGLIGLTGFQMSRMPTGFIPSQDIGYQAVIVFLPPGSSLQRTDAVVREVNDIVLKEVPGPTHTSPVAGLDVTTGTIAPNVGTVFYGLPSLYGYHIPGVNAATMLPKVRAALAGIKDAVVIVVNPPPVQGLGSAGGFKLMVEDRGDHTPQELASATNTLVAAANKDPAFAGVFTLYNAGAPSLFADIDREKAEKVGLTPTDVFSTLQLYLGSQYVNDFNYLNRTYQVLAQADEALRKTPEDIGRLKVRNASNEMVPIGSVANFQHQTAPYRQPRYNLYPAADVLGTAAPGVASGTAAARMEALAKEVLPAGFAMEWTELSHQQEKQGIPTIAIFGASALFVFLVLAAQYESWKMPLAIVLIVPMCLLASATGLAFRGMPIDILAQIGFVVLVGLAAKNAILIVEFARQRQDHDGDTAEQAATEAARIRLRPILMTSAAFILGVFPLAVATGAGSEMRQSIGTAVFAGMIGVTIFGLMFTPAFYTFIRDFGSGKKPIAEPKTAHDHIEKPV; encoded by the coding sequence AGAACATGGACTACATAACGAGCCAGTCGACAGGCAACGGCGCGCTCGCGATTTCCGTGGTCTTCAAGATCGGCTCGGATCCGAACACCGACCTGGTTCTCACGCAGAACCGCGTGCAAGACACGCTGTCGCGCCTGCCGCAGGAAGTCCAAGCGCAGGGCGTGCAGGTGAAGAAGACGATCGACGCGCTGCTGCTCGGCGTCCACGTCTATTCGCCGGACGGTTCGCGCAGCCCCGAATACATGTCGAACTATATGCTCAAGATCCGGGACGAGATCGCTCGCCTCCCCGGCGTGTCCGATTTCCAGATCTTCGGCCAGCGCGACTACGCGATGCGCATCTGGATCGATCCGGACAAGGCCGCCGCCGACAACATCAGCGCAAACGAGATCCTGGCCGCGCTTCGCGCGCAGAACGCTCAGGTTTCCGCCGGCGTGCTCAACGCGCCGCCGATCACGACGACCGACGCGGCGTACCAGATCAACGTGCAGGCGCTCGGCCGCCTCACGACTCCGGAGCAGTTCGGCAACATTATCGTCAAGTCCGACAGTCGGGGACGCGTCACCCGCATCCACGACATCGGCCGCGTCGAGCTCGGCTCGGCCGACTACGGCTCCATTGCCTACGCCGACAAGTATCCGTCGACGCCCTGGTTTCCCAAAGCCACGCCGGGTGCGAACGTCGTGCAGGTCGAGAACGCCATTTGGTCGAAGATGGCCGAGCTTAAGAAGAGCTTCCCGCCTGGTCTCGACTACATCCGGATCTACGACCCGACGACGTTCGTGAGCCAGTCGATCGCGGAAGTGGTCAAGACGATCTTCATCGCGATCGCTCTCGTCGTCGGCGTCGTCTTTCTGTTCCTGCAAACATGGCGCGCGACGATCATCCCCGTGATCGCCATTCCCGTCTCCCTGGTCGGCTGCTTCACGGTCCTCGCCATCTTCGGCATCTCGATCAACAACCTCTCGATGTTCGGCCTGATCTTGGCAGTCGGCATCGTCGTCGACGACGCCATCGTCGTTGTCGAGAACGTCGAACGCAACATAGCGGCGGGCATGTCCCCGCGAGAGGCGGCACACAAGACCATGGACGAGGTCTCGACCGCGCTGATCGCCATCGCGTTGACGCTGTGCGCGGTGTTCATCCCGTCGGCCTTCATCAGCGGCATCTCCGGCCTGTTCTTCACCCAGTTCGCAGCGACGATCGCCGCCTCGACGATCATTTCGGTCATCGTCTCGCTGACGTTGAGCCCGGCACTGTGCGCGGTGCTGCTGAAGCCGCATGCCGCGCATGCCAAGCCGCGCGGCATCAGCCGGATCGTGCAGGCCGCATTCGGACGTTTCAACGCAGGCTTCGAGTGGGCGTCATCGAGTTACGGCCGGGTCACGGGGCGCATCATCAGAGCGAGCGCCGTCGTCGGCGTCGTCTATCTTGGCCTGATCGGCTTGACCGGCTTCCAGATGTCCCGAATGCCCACCGGCTTCATCCCGAGCCAGGACATCGGATATCAGGCCGTCATCGTGTTCCTGCCCCCGGGATCAAGCCTTCAACGAACCGATGCGGTCGTACGCGAAGTCAACGACATCGTCCTGAAGGAGGTGCCGGGCCCGACCCATACCTCACCCGTAGCCGGTCTCGATGTCACCACCGGCACGATCGCGCCGAACGTCGGAACCGTCTTCTACGGTCTGCCGTCCCTGTACGGATACCACATTCCGGGCGTCAACGCGGCGACCATGCTACCGAAGGTCCGCGCCGCATTGGCCGGCATCAAGGACGCGGTTGTCATCGTCGTGAATCCGCCGCCCGTCCAAGGCCTCGGCTCCGCCGGCGGTTTCAAGCTGATGGTCGAGGATCGCGGCGATCATACCCCGCAGGAGCTTGCCTCGGCGACCAACACGCTGGTCGCGGCTGCCAACAAGGACCCGGCCTTCGCCGGCGTGTTCACGCTCTACAACGCCGGCGCGCCCTCGCTGTTCGCCGATATCGACCGGGAGAAGGCCGAGAAGGTCGGGCTCACGCCGACCGACGTCTTCTCGACGCTCCAGCTTTATCTCGGCTCTCAATACGTGAACGACTTCAACTATCTCAACCGCACCTATCAGGTGCTCGCCCAGGCGGACGAGGCGTTGCGCAAGACGCCGGAAGACATCGGGCGCCTGAAGGTCCGAAACGCGAGCAACGAGATGGTGCCGATAGGCTCGGTCGCCAACTTCCAGCACCAGACCGCGCCGTATCGTCAGCCGCGCTACAATCTCTACCCGGCCGCCGACGTCCTCGGTACCGCAGCGCCCGGCGTCGCGTCCGGCACCGCTGCGGCCCGGATGGAGGCGCTCGCCAAGGAAGTGTTGCCGGCCGGTTTCGCGATGGAATGGACCGAACTGTCTCACCAGCAGGAAAAGCAGGGCATCCCTACGATCGCGATCTTCGGCGCGTCCGCTCTCTTCGTCTTCCTGGTCTTGGCCGCTCAGTACGAAAGCTGGAAGATGCCGTTGGCCATCGTGCTGATCGTGCCGATGTGTCTGTTGGCGTCCGCGACCGGCCTCGCCTTCCGAGGCATGCCGATCGACATCCTCGCCCAGATCGGCTTCGTCGTGCTGGTTGGATTGGCGGCGAAGAACGCGATCCTGATCGTGGAGTTCGCCAGGCAGCGGCAGGACCATGACGGCGATACGGCGGAACAGGCCGCGACGGAAGCGGCACGCATCAGACTCCGCCCGATCCTGATGACTTCGGCTGCGTTCATTCTCGGTGTCTTTCCCCTCGCGGTAGCGACCGGCGCCGGATCCGAGATGCGGCAATCCATAGGCACCGCCGTGTTCGCCGGAATGATCGGCGTCACGATCTTCGGTCTGATGTTCACGCCGGCCTTCTATACTTTCATCCGCGATTTCGGCTCTGGAAAGAAGCCGATTGCTGAACCCAAGACCGCTCACGATCATATTGAAAAGCCCGTCTGA
- a CDS encoding antibiotic biosynthesis monooxygenase — MFSVIFEVHPKSDQWDGYLGVAKMLRPELEQVDGFIENVRYKSLTRPGWLLSLSGWRDEKSVVRWRTAQRHHIAQERGRSEILRDYHLRVGEITRDTQVPTGHTIAEQRLDETEVGEGTTVTFIDAKWPSGIVGPPDEPAIADHLGLNPEAAGLLKWEVFDAVLTPGDVILMMVWKAKDDATAFSASVKLPPGARLRQVRVVRDYGMFDRREAPQYYPEASRHDA; from the coding sequence ATGTTCTCAGTGATCTTCGAAGTTCATCCCAAATCGGACCAGTGGGATGGCTATCTCGGCGTCGCTAAGATGCTCCGGCCGGAGTTGGAGCAGGTCGACGGCTTCATCGAGAACGTCCGCTACAAGAGCCTCACGCGGCCGGGCTGGCTCTTGTCGCTCTCCGGATGGCGGGACGAGAAATCCGTCGTGCGGTGGCGGACCGCGCAGCGGCATCATATCGCTCAAGAAAGGGGACGGTCTGAGATCCTGCGCGATTATCATCTTCGGGTCGGTGAGATCACGCGGGACACCCAGGTGCCGACCGGCCACACGATCGCCGAGCAACGTCTCGACGAAACAGAAGTGGGAGAAGGCACGACGGTGACTTTCATCGACGCCAAATGGCCGAGCGGCATCGTCGGACCGCCGGACGAGCCGGCGATTGCCGATCACCTCGGCCTGAATCCCGAGGCCGCCGGCTTGCTGAAGTGGGAGGTCTTCGATGCCGTCCTCACGCCTGGCGATGTTATCCTGATGATGGTGTGGAAGGCGAAAGACGATGCCACCGCGTTCTCGGCGTCGGTCAAGCTCCCGCCAGGCGCGCGTTTGCGGCAGGTCCGCGTAGTGCGGGACTACGGCATGTTCGATCGCAGGGAAGCTCCCCAATACTATCCGGAAGCCTCCCGACACGATGCATGA
- a CDS encoding MFS transporter — translation MKSKIFYGWRVVAACFIVACFSWGLGLFGSSVYLQAVTTAHGWSISQVSSAITVFLLVSAAGQSALGRSIARHGPRPALLVGTVCMCCGVVAISLVDRPWQLYPCFVFLGIGWATLSTTGISATVAPWFERYQGRSITLAIMGASFGAILGVPALLYTVDRLGLRAGLCTAGVFTAVVLLPLIAGVLRYRGPADLGLARDGGVPGADGAPERAKHIATPENRRRLLWSTTLAFALTLLAQIGFIAHHVALADQFLGKFGAGLLVSATGAVTLFGRLYLAKIVDGAPVRRLACEAMIAQLGALLAIGLFPSATTLIVGSLIYGFAIGHVTTLSPIVVRREFGAEAFAKVYGTAATFIQFFSACGPAFIGYLHERLGSYPPVLLVSAGITALGCASLYLGPKRE, via the coding sequence ATGAAATCGAAGATCTTCTATGGCTGGCGCGTCGTCGCGGCCTGCTTCATCGTCGCCTGCTTTTCGTGGGGCCTCGGACTTTTCGGATCGAGCGTCTATTTGCAGGCGGTGACGACGGCGCACGGTTGGTCCATCTCCCAGGTCTCTTCCGCCATAACGGTGTTTCTCTTGGTCAGCGCGGCCGGTCAGAGCGCGCTGGGTCGGAGTATCGCTCGTCACGGGCCTCGGCCCGCACTCCTCGTCGGCACGGTCTGCATGTGCTGCGGGGTCGTCGCGATCAGCCTGGTGGACCGTCCCTGGCAACTCTATCCGTGTTTCGTATTCCTCGGCATCGGCTGGGCGACCCTCTCGACGACCGGTATCTCCGCAACGGTGGCACCGTGGTTCGAGCGCTATCAGGGCCGCTCAATAACCCTCGCGATCATGGGCGCCAGTTTCGGCGCGATCCTAGGAGTTCCTGCTCTCCTCTATACCGTCGACCGGCTGGGTCTGCGCGCAGGTTTATGCACGGCAGGCGTCTTCACCGCTGTCGTGCTCCTTCCACTCATCGCAGGCGTTCTTCGTTATCGCGGTCCGGCGGATCTAGGATTGGCGCGAGACGGCGGGGTCCCTGGAGCGGACGGTGCGCCCGAACGCGCCAAGCACATTGCAACGCCTGAGAACCGTCGCCGTCTTCTTTGGAGCACGACGCTGGCTTTCGCCCTGACGTTGCTCGCGCAGATCGGCTTCATCGCTCATCACGTCGCATTGGCCGACCAGTTTCTCGGCAAGTTCGGCGCCGGCCTCTTGGTCAGCGCGACGGGTGCGGTAACGCTGTTCGGCCGGCTGTATTTAGCAAAGATAGTCGACGGTGCGCCGGTCCGGCGGCTCGCCTGCGAAGCCATGATCGCTCAATTGGGCGCCCTCCTCGCGATCGGCCTTTTCCCTTCGGCGACGACCCTGATCGTCGGGAGCCTGATCTACGGTTTCGCGATCGGACATGTGACAACCCTCAGCCCGATCGTCGTCCGCCGTGAATTCGGCGCCGAGGCCTTCGCCAAGGTGTACGGAACGGCTGCTACGTTCATCCAGTTCTTCTCGGCCTGCGGACCAGCCTTCATAGGATATCTCCATGAGCGGCTGGGAAGCTACCCCCCGGTACTGCTCGTCTCCGCGGGTATCACCGCGCTGGGCTGCGCTTCGCTATACCTCGGCCCGAAGAGAGAGTGA